In Mycolicibacterium nivoides, the DNA window AGGCGCTCGACACGCTCCATCGCGACGTCGAGTTGGGAAAGCCAGGCGGCCCCACTGCCGTTGTCGTCGCCAGCGTCAACGCTGCCGTCGGCGCCCTGTTCACCGCGCTGCGGCTCGGCCTGGGGGTGCCCGACGAGCTGTCGATCGTCGGTATCAACACGACGTGGGTCTCCAACACGGTCTATCCGGCGATCACCACGGTGAAGCTGCCACTGCACCGGCTCGGACAAGTCGCAGCCACGATGCTGCTGGACCACCTGGCAGGCGCCGAGCTCGCCGATCTGGTGATCGAAGATCCCGCACCCGAATTGGTGATCAAAGAGACGACGGCCCCTCCGAGTGCATGACTGGGGGCAGGACGCTCTCAGCGTCGGAAGTCGGCGGGACGTTTCTGCACGAAGGCCTCCACCCCTTCGACACCATCGGCGGAGGTGAACAACTCCATCAGCGTGGCGCGTTCGTCGCTGTAGGCCAGCGCGCGCTCCGCACCCGATACAAGTTCTTTGGTGGCAGCCAGCGCCGAGGCCGATGAGTCGGCAAGAACCGCAGCCCATTCGAGTGCACGCTCCAAGCTGGTGCCCGCCGCAACCACCTCGTTCACCAGACCGAGTTCGTGGGCCTCGGCTGCCTTGAGCCGCTGTTGAAACATGATCAACTGCTTGGCTTTACGACCGCCGACTTGGGCGGCCAACCGCTGTGTTCCGCCCCAACCGGGGATCAATCCCAACGACACTTCGGGAAGCCCTAGCTTGGCCGTCTCACCCGCCACCACGAGGTCGGCGGCCAGCGCGACCTCGAATCCACCACCGAGGGCCATCCCTTCGACCGCCGCGATGACGGGGACGGGAACTGCGGCGATGGTTTCGATCAGGACACCCGCAGAGCGGGTGAGTTCGCCGATCTCGCCTAGGTCCCTACTCCCATACACCGAGATGTCCGCTCCGGCACAGAAGAAGGATCCACCGCTGAGCACTACCACCCGGGTGCCGGCCGGGCGCCCGTCGATCGTCCTGGTCAGCGATCGGACCATGTCGAGGTCGAAGGCGTTTCGCTTTTTCGGACGGTTCAACACCACGTGCAGTACGCCCTCGCTGGTCTCCGGGTCGACGCTCACCGATCCCCCGGTCGTCAGTGTCTCGGTCATCAGTTACCCACCTTTGCTTGAAGTCGATCGATATCTTCTGTGTCGTAGCCCAATTCAGTCAGGACAGTCCGGTTGGAGCTGCCCAGGTCCGGCGGCAGGTTGCGCACCCCCGGGCGCTGTCCGTCATAGAGCACCGGGTGTCCGAGGAGCTTGACGGCACCCGCCGTCGGATGGTTGATCTCGATTACCGACCGGTTGTGCTGCACCTGGGGGTCCTCGACGATGTCGGCGTAGGTGTTCACCGGCGCGAACCAGACCTTGGCTTCTGCGAACACCGCACTCCATTCGTCAGTGGTTCGTTGCCCCATGTGCTTGGCCACCCGCTCGTTGACGTCCTCGCGCCGTTCGTAGGACAAGTCCTCGCCGACGCTGAGGAACCAGTCGTCCTCGAAGACGGCAGCGAGCACAGCCAACGCATTGAGCGACAGGGTGAGGTGGCCGTCGGCGGTGGCAAAAACGCCGTACGGCGCTTTGTAATACGGCGAGGACACGCCGCTGTTGCTACGCCGACCGATGTACCCGTTCAGGAAGTAGGACAGCGGTTCGACCTGGAGATCGAGCGCGGCGCTGAGCAGATTGCTCTCCACCCGAGCACCCCGTCCGGTGCGTTCTCGGCCATGCAGTGCCGCCAGGATCCCGAACGCCCCCAACACCGCGCCGTGCTGATCGACGATCGATGCGCCGACCGGCGTCGGTGGGCCATCGGCGGCACCGGTCGCTGCAGCAATTCCCGACAGCGACTGCAGCAGGACGTCCTGCCCCGGCCGGTCCTTGTAGGGGCCGTCGCTGCCGTAGCCCGACAGCGAGCAGTACACCAACCGGGAGTTGCGGTGGCGCAGCCGTTCCCAGCCCAAGCCGAGCCGTTCCATCACGCCGGGGCGGAAGCTCTCGATTAGTACGTCCGCGTCATCGAGCAGTCGGAGCATCACGTCCACCCACTCGGGGTCCTTTAGATCCACCACCAGACTGCTGACGTTTCGGTTGCCCAGAAGGAAGAAGACGCTCTCCCCGTTGAGGTAGGCATCGGGGCCCGACCACGTGCGCTCGAACGCACCCGCCGGCGGCTCGACTTTCACCACCTGCGCGCCCAGATCTGCGAGCAGCTGCGTGGCTGATGGGCCTTGCAGGAAATGCGTGAAGCTAACGACGCGAATCCCGTCGAGCATGGCCATCGGTGCCTCCTTCGATCGGATCCCAGCGGGCTGGCGCACTTCGCTACCCGACCCATTCAACCAAGTTGAACAATCGATTGTCCATACTTAGCGCAATCGATTGTTATCTTTGTTTTTCCTGTGCTTCACTGTGGCGGCCGTGATCTGGGACACAGGTCGCGGCCACCCCACCCACCCGATGCGCACCGACAAGGAGTCACCGTGGTCGACTCATCGCCCCAGCAATCTCAGGCCGCCAGTCCGCACACCAGCGACCCGCCCACGAGCAAGCTGCGAAAAGTGGTCGCAGCATCCATGGCCGGTACCGTCATCGAGTGGTATGAGTTCTTGCTGTACTCGGCGGCCTCGGCCCTGGTCTTCGGCACCCTGTTCTTCCCGAAGACCGACAACGCACTCGACGGCGTCATCAACGCACTGCTCATTTATGCCGTCGGCTTCCTCGCCCGCCCGCTCGGCGGCCTCGTCTTCGGCTACTTCGGTGACCGCGTGGGACGCAAGAAGCTGCTCCAGGTGAGCCTGCTCCTGGTCGGCGCCTCGACGTTCTCTATCGGCTGCATCCCCGGCTACGCCAGCATCGGATTAGCCGCTCCCCTGCTCCTGGTCCTGATGCGGTTCATCCAAGGCGTCGGCGTCGGCGGCGAATGGGGCGGCGCAGTGCTACTTGTCGCCGAACACAGCCCGAACAAGAGCCGCGCCTTCTGGACCAGCTGGCCGCAGGCCGCCCTTCCCCTCGGCAATTTTGTTGCGACACTTGCCCTCACCGGCCTGGCATTCGCCATGACCGAGGACGCCTTCCTGGCCTATGGCTGGCGTATCGCATTCTGGTTGTCGGCCGTGATCGTGATCGTCGGTTACTACATCCGGACCCGCGTGGACGAAGCGCCGCTGTTCCTGGAAGCGCGCGAGGCGGCTGAGAAGACCAACGAGCCCACACCCTCTGCGCTGCAAGTCATCAGGGCCTATCCCCGCCAGGTGTTGATCGCCATGGGCGCCCGGGTGGCGGAAAACATCATGTACCAGATGGTGGTCACATTCTCAATTACGTATCTGGCCTTCACGATCGGAGCCACCGCCACCGAGATCCTGGTCCTCATCCTCGGTGCGCATGCCATCCACTTCGTCGTGGTGCCCTTATACGGCAGACTCGCCGACACCTGGGGCCGCAAAC includes these proteins:
- a CDS encoding CaiB/BaiF CoA transferase family protein, with the translated sequence MAMLDGIRVVSFTHFLQGPSATQLLADLGAQVVKVEPPAGAFERTWSGPDAYLNGESVFFLLGNRNVSSLVVDLKDPEWVDVMLRLLDDADVLIESFRPGVMERLGLGWERLRHRNSRLVYCSLSGYGSDGPYKDRPGQDVLLQSLSGIAAATGAADGPPTPVGASIVDQHGAVLGAFGILAALHGRERTGRGARVESNLLSAALDLQVEPLSYFLNGYIGRRSNSGVSSPYYKAPYGVFATADGHLTLSLNALAVLAAVFEDDWFLSVGEDLSYERREDVNERVAKHMGQRTTDEWSAVFAEAKVWFAPVNTYADIVEDPQVQHNRSVIEINHPTAGAVKLLGHPVLYDGQRPGVRNLPPDLGSSNRTVLTELGYDTEDIDRLQAKVGN
- a CDS encoding MFS transporter is translated as MVDSSPQQSQAASPHTSDPPTSKLRKVVAASMAGTVIEWYEFLLYSAASALVFGTLFFPKTDNALDGVINALLIYAVGFLARPLGGLVFGYFGDRVGRKKLLQVSLLLVGASTFSIGCIPGYASIGLAAPLLLVLMRFIQGVGVGGEWGGAVLLVAEHSPNKSRAFWTSWPQAALPLGNFVATLALTGLAFAMTEDAFLAYGWRIAFWLSAVIVIVGYYIRTRVDEAPLFLEAREAAEKTNEPTPSALQVIRAYPRQVLIAMGARVAENIMYQMVVTFSITYLAFTIGATATEILVLILGAHAIHFVVVPLYGRLADTWGRKPVFLLGSVLATGWGFVGFPLLSTGNSLLIFLGITLGLLIHGLMYAPQPALMAEMFPTRMRYTGISLGYQVTSIFAGSLAPFISTSLLRSHESWVPVACYLAVAAVVSTVSVSFLKETKGIDLADIGATTPRLQAAS
- a CDS encoding enoyl-CoA hydratase/isomerase family protein: MTETLTTGGSVSVDPETSEGVLHVVLNRPKKRNAFDLDMVRSLTRTIDGRPAGTRVVVLSGGSFFCAGADISVYGSRDLGEIGELTRSAGVLIETIAAVPVPVIAAVEGMALGGGFEVALAADLVVAGETAKLGLPEVSLGLIPGWGGTQRLAAQVGGRKAKQLIMFQQRLKAAEAHELGLVNEVVAAGTSLERALEWAAVLADSSASALAATKELVSGAERALAYSDERATLMELFTSADGVEGVEAFVQKRPADFRR